CATCGGCGTCAATTGCACCGCGATTCCCAAGGAGCTCTTTGAGAGCGAGCTGTTCGGGTTTGAACGAGGCGCCTTTACGGGCGCTAACCAGCGGAAGCTGGGGCTGCTGGAAAAGGCGGAAGGCGGCACGCTGTTCCTGGACGAGATCGGGGACCTCGATCAGTCCATGCAGGCCAAGCTGTTGCGCGTGATTCAAGAACGGTCGTTTCGGCGCCTTGGCGGGACCGACGACCTCGGGGTGGATTTCCGGCTCATTACGGCGACCAATCGGGATTTGAAGAAAGAGGTGGCGCGCGGGGCCTTTCGCGAGGATCTCTATTTCAGGCTCAATGTCGTGGCGTTTGAACTCCCGCCGTTGCGGCGGCGCGCGGAAGATATTCTGCCCCTCTGCCGGCGTGCGATTGTCCGCTTCGCGCAGGAGTTCGGCAAGCCGGTGCCGGATCTGGATCCCGAGGCCTGCCGGATGCTCGAACGTTATGCCTATCCGGGCAATATCCGCGAACTGCAGAACATTCTCGAACGCGCCATGATCTTCTGCCAAGGGCGGACGCTGACGCCCAATTGCCTGCCCGCTGAACTGCGGGAGAGCGCGGCGAAGGTCGCCGTGGCCGCGGGCACGGGAACCGATCCGGTCGTGCGAGTCGAGATGAGGCTGGGACAACAGACGCTCATCGATGTCGAGCGGGCGCTGATCGACGAAGTGCTGCGCTTGTCGGACTATAACAAAACCCTGGCTGCCAAGCACCTCGGCCTGACGCGATTTGCGTTGGATCGACGGCTCAAAAAGGCCGACGACGAGTAGCCTGACCCGCCGGTCTCCTCCTCATCCCCTTTCGGTGGGCTAGAGTTTTCTTCTGCCTGTTGCTTACAATGCGGTCTGCGGCAGGGGGGCTATGAGAATCCGGACCATTCGCGGACGCATTGTGTTGGCCATCGTGCTGGTGGGTTGTATCCCGCTGGTGATTGGGCTTGTCCTGGCCTATGTGTCGGGCATGCGGTCGCTGCGTGATGTCATCGGCGGCAATCTGCAAGCCGTGGCGGTGCAGGCGGCGGATCGCGTGACCCTGCTGGTGCAGAGCGAGGTGCAGAGCGTCAGGCTGCTGGGCTCCGCCCCGTTGCGTGTCCGCCAGCCGGTGGAGGGAGCCAACCAATCCTACCCTCAGGAGCCGGCATCCGTGCAAGCCGTCATTGCCGAGCGGATGCAGGTGTGGGAACAGGGAGGGGACGGCGCCAGGAGGCTGATGAACGCCGAATTATCCCGGTTCCTCTTGGGCACCAAAGTGCGCGACGGCGACAAAGTTGTCGGCTTGCTGATCGCCGACAAGCACGGGGCGCTGGTGGCCGCGAGTTCCGATCCCGATCATTATGTGTTTGCGAACGAGCCCTGGTGGGCGGCGATTCACGCGGGAGGGGTCGATCAGGTCTATGTCAGCGGGCTGATTCCGGCGCACGAAGGATCGTTCAGGACGCCGGAAGAAACCATCGATATTGCCGTGCCGATTCTGGACGAGCGGCAGCATACGGTGATCGGGGCGGTGAAGGCGTCGTATCGATTCGATACGCTCTTCGCGATGATCAATCAAATCCGGATCGGGCAGACCGGCCATGCGATGCTGTTCGACGCGGCGGGCCATCCGCTGGTCTGCCCGATTCTGCCCCGGCAGGCGCACCGCATTCCCGGCCAGCTCATGTCCATGATCGTCTCGATGCAGCCGGGTTGGGGCATTGCGGAAGATGACGGGCATGGCGGGACGGATACGGTGGTCGGCTTTGCGCCGGTCACCGGCCTTCCGTTGCCCGACAGCTCCTGGCATATCTTCGTGCGTCAGCAACCAGGCGAGAGTTACGCGCCCATTCGGGACCAGTTGCGGAATTTGGCGGTCATTGGCTTGGTGATGCTCGGATTGTTGTGGGCGATGGGCCGCTACGTGGCGTCACGCATTGCGCAGCCGATTCAGATTTTGCAGGCCGGCGTGGAGGCGATCAGCCAGGGCACGTTCGACCGGCCGTTGAATATTCAAACAGGGGATGAGTTCGAGGAACTGGCCGCCGCCGTCCATCGCATGGCCGACCGGCTTAAGGCCTCGCGGGTGGAGCTGGAAACGTTGAATGCCGATCTGGCGCGGCGCGTCGAGGAGAAAACGGCCGAAGTCACGGAGCACATGAAGCAGCTTCAGTTCGCCGAACGGCTGGCGACGCTGGGCAAGGTGGCCAGCGGGATCGCGCATGAAATCAATAACCCCCTGGGGATCATTCTGAACCGGATCGAGTGCATGGAGATCGAGGCCGCGCACTTG
The Nitrospira sp. genome window above contains:
- a CDS encoding sigma-54 dependent transcriptional regulator, with amino-acid sequence MRAVIFVTDDEQAIRTAIVKRLTRQGHRAVGYESGEALLEALRHDVPDLVLLDLKMPGLNGLDTLKSLRQLAPSAMVIMLTAYGTVQDAVEAMKLGAYDFLIKSVDLEGIDPVVARVLDVVTLRRRLESELGRQESQYQLSNLEAQSYAMKHLLEQVREVADNPKSSVMLLGETGTGKEFFARVIHHNGPRASGPFIGVNCTAIPKELFESELFGFERGAFTGANQRKLGLLEKAEGGTLFLDEIGDLDQSMQAKLLRVIQERSFRRLGGTDDLGVDFRLITATNRDLKKEVARGAFREDLYFRLNVVAFELPPLRRRAEDILPLCRRAIVRFAQEFGKPVPDLDPEACRMLERYAYPGNIRELQNILERAMIFCQGRTLTPNCLPAELRESAAKVAVAAGTGTDPVVRVEMRLGQQTLIDVERALIDEVLRLSDYNKTLAAKHLGLTRFALDRRLKKADDE
- a CDS encoding cache domain-containing protein gives rise to the protein MRIRTIRGRIVLAIVLVGCIPLVIGLVLAYVSGMRSLRDVIGGNLQAVAVQAADRVTLLVQSEVQSVRLLGSAPLRVRQPVEGANQSYPQEPASVQAVIAERMQVWEQGGDGARRLMNAELSRFLLGTKVRDGDKVVGLLIADKHGALVAASSDPDHYVFANEPWWAAIHAGGVDQVYVSGLIPAHEGSFRTPEETIDIAVPILDERQHTVIGAVKASYRFDTLFAMINQIRIGQTGHAMLFDAAGHPLVCPILPRQAHRIPGQLMSMIVSMQPGWGIAEDDGHGGTDTVVGFAPVTGLPLPDSSWHIFVRQQPGESYAPIRDQLRNLAVIGLVMLGLLWAMGRYVASRIAQPIQILQAGVEAISQGTFDRPLNIQTGDEFEELAAAVHRMADRLKASRVELETLNADLARRVEEKTAEVTEHMKQLQFAERLATLGKVASGIAHEINNPLGIILNRIECMEIEAAHLGVSEEQQRDLLAIRTQADRISRITKSMLALSRGAATVLKPIDVNCVLKACIEASQERASAKGVRIDVALSPELPPIMGDRDRIETVMMNLINNALDAAKEGVPPALVTVQSERCPGKEGERVLVRISDTGPGIPEEMLGRIFDPFFTTKEEGQGTGLGLFLSYGIVADHRGHLEIENGRRGAVASVYLPALAPVSDTHQEAGWEQGRY